In Pleomorphomonas sp. T1.2MG-36, a single window of DNA contains:
- the ytfQ gene encoding galactofuranose ABC transporter, galactofuranose-binding protein YtfQ, translating into MRTLNLLAATAFATALSVSSAFALTVGFSQIGSESGWRAAETSVTKLEAQKRGIDLKFADAQQKQENQIKAVRSFIAQGVDAILIAPVVATGWDAVLKEAKEANIPVILLDRTVDAPQDLYLTAVTSDTVFEGKVAGDWLVKEVGDKPCNIVELQGTTGSSPAINRKKGFDEAIASHANLKIIRSQTGDFTRTKGKEVMESFIKAEGGGKNICALYAHNDDMAVGAIQAIKEAGLKPGKDILVVSVDAVPDIFQAFVAGEANATVELTPNMAGPAFDALDAYLKDKKEPAKWIQTESKLYTPADDPQKVYDEKKGLGY; encoded by the coding sequence ATGCGCACTCTTAACTTGCTCGCCGCGACCGCCTTTGCGACGGCTCTTTCCGTTTCGTCTGCCTTTGCGCTGACCGTTGGCTTCTCGCAGATCGGTTCGGAATCCGGCTGGCGCGCTGCCGAGACGAGCGTTACCAAGCTCGAAGCTCAGAAGCGCGGCATCGACCTGAAGTTCGCCGACGCCCAGCAGAAGCAGGAAAACCAGATCAAGGCCGTTCGTTCGTTCATCGCCCAGGGCGTTGACGCGATCCTGATCGCTCCGGTGGTCGCCACCGGTTGGGATGCCGTCCTCAAGGAAGCCAAGGAAGCCAATATTCCGGTGATCCTGCTCGACCGTACCGTCGATGCTCCCCAGGACCTCTATCTCACCGCCGTCACGTCCGACACGGTCTTCGAAGGCAAGGTTGCCGGCGATTGGCTCGTGAAGGAAGTCGGCGACAAGCCGTGCAACATCGTCGAGCTCCAGGGCACGACGGGCTCGTCGCCGGCCATCAACCGCAAGAAGGGCTTTGACGAGGCTATCGCCAGCCACGCCAACCTGAAGATCATCCGCAGCCAGACCGGTGACTTCACCCGCACCAAGGGTAAGGAAGTCATGGAAAGCTTCATCAAGGCTGAAGGCGGCGGCAAGAACATCTGCGCTCTTTACGCCCACAATGACGACATGGCCGTCGGCGCCATCCAGGCGATCAAGGAAGCTGGCCTGAAGCCGGGCAAAGACATCCTCGTCGTCTCCGTCGACGCCGTTCCGGATATCTTCCAGGCCTTCGTCGCCGGTGAAGCCAACGCCACCGTCGAACTGACCCCGAACATGGCCGGCCCGGCCTTCGATGCCCTTGACGCCTATCTCAAGGACAAGAAGGAGCCCGCCAAGTGGATCCAGACCGAGTCCAAGCTCTACACGCCGGCTGATGACCCGCAGAAGGTCTACGACGAGAAGAAGGGCCTCGGTTACTGA
- a CDS encoding FliM/FliN family flagellar motor switch protein codes for MASLEKIKVEISVVLGGQTMPIHQLLRMGRGAVIELDHSADDDVDILANNLPVAKGQVVLKGDRVTVSITEVLARPASYRRLDDVVKI; via the coding sequence ATGGCCAGTTTGGAGAAGATCAAAGTCGAGATCTCTGTCGTGCTTGGTGGGCAGACCATGCCGATTCACCAGCTGTTGCGCATGGGGCGCGGCGCGGTGATCGAGCTGGACCATTCCGCCGACGACGACGTCGATATCCTCGCCAACAATCTACCGGTTGCGAAGGGGCAGGTGGTACTGAAGGGCGACCGCGTGACTGTTTCGATCACGGAGGTGCTGGCGCGCCCCGCCTCCTATCGCCGCCTCGACGACGTCGTGAAGATCTGA
- the lipB gene encoding lipoyl(octanoyl) transferase LipB gives MRSAPGSPSVEWRIEPGLVDYEAGVAFMEERVAAIAEGRAAELVWLVEHPPLYTAGTSADPSDLVEPDLFPVHQTGRGGQYTYHGPGQRVAYVMLDLDRRGKDVRAFVAALERWIIGALAAFNVRGETREDRVGVWVRRPDKGDGAEDKIAAIGIRVRRWVTFHGISLNVEPDLSHFAGIVPCGIRGHGVTSLVDLGLPVTMEDADTALKAGFIEVFGACGPWAG, from the coding sequence ATGCGCTCCGCCCCCGGTTCCCCCTCAGTCGAGTGGCGTATCGAGCCTGGGCTCGTCGATTACGAGGCCGGCGTCGCCTTCATGGAAGAGCGTGTCGCCGCCATTGCCGAGGGACGGGCCGCCGAACTCGTCTGGCTGGTCGAACACCCTCCCCTCTACACCGCCGGAACCAGCGCCGACCCGAGCGACCTTGTCGAGCCCGACCTGTTTCCGGTCCATCAGACCGGGCGCGGCGGACAGTACACCTATCATGGCCCAGGTCAGCGGGTGGCCTACGTGATGCTCGACCTCGATCGTCGCGGCAAGGATGTGAGGGCCTTCGTCGCGGCGCTGGAACGCTGGATCATCGGCGCGTTGGCCGCGTTCAACGTTCGGGGCGAAACGCGCGAGGACCGGGTCGGGGTCTGGGTTCGCCGCCCGGACAAGGGAGACGGCGCGGAGGACAAGATCGCCGCCATCGGCATCCGCGTCCGTCGCTGGGTCACCTTCCACGGGATAAGCCTCAACGTCGAACCGGACCTCAGCCATTTCGCCGGAATCGTACCTTGCGGCATCCGGGGGCATGGCGTGACGAGCCTTGTCGATCTGGGGCTTCCAGTGACCATGGAAGATGCGGACACGGCATTGAAGGCCGGCTTCATCGAGGTGTTCGGGGCTTGCGGGCCATGGGCGGGCTGA